The Salmo salar chromosome ssa04, Ssal_v3.1, whole genome shotgun sequence genomic sequence TCACAACAGTACACAGGATTTGAAcccagagcagagagacagagtctggacACAAAGTGTGATATGAACGGGGACCTCAATCTCCTAAGAGATTCTTTAAACCAGGTGTGGAGAGAGGCAGTAGCGACTAACGATGGCACTTCTGCTGCTCACACTAAATTACTGGACCTAGGGAGTGGCCCAGAAACACAGACTAGCTCAGACATAGAAATGAGAAGTGTAGGGTTAGAAAACCACAGGTTTTCCCCCAAGTCGTTCCATTCCTCATCAGAACATGTGATAGTGATTGACTCTGTATCCAGTGGGCAGCAGGTAGGTAGAGATTTAGAGTGGGGTCAGGTGGGTACAGCTACTACACCACAGATCAATGGGACTGGAAATTGGCAGGGAGTGGGAGTGTTTGAGGGGAATGCACCAACGATTCGCCCCGTACACCCCGAATTGATGAGAGACAACACAACGCAATTGGTTTCACCCAGCTTCCGGCACACAGAGATAAATACAGGCACGCATTTTGGCACAGGAAATGCCGGTGAGGCCAACAAATTTAGTTGGCACTCGTTGGCAAGCCTCCATAGACACTCTGAAATACCAGGAAGAGGAACTCAAGAACCAGCTCATTCCTCACTTCCCGTCGGCCATTTTAGACCAAGTGCAACAACTTCCTCTCACTTGAGTATTCTCGCCACAGATGTTACACCTGGCACCGTAGAACAACCGTACGGTTGCCCAAGCTGCCATAAGACGTTTCTCCACGAGAGTGACTTGCAGCAGCACGTCGTCGTCCACACCAGAAAGCGGGGATACGCCTGCACCTTGTGTGAGAAGAGCTTTGTGTCCCCCAGCAAGCTCCAAGTGCACCAGAACGTCCACACTGGGGAGAAGCCCTTCACTTGTGCACAGTGCGGGCGCAGGTTCTCCCACTCTGGCAATCTGAAAAGACATCAGAAGCTTCATCATTGTTAACTGACACAGAAGCAAGAGATTCCTATTGAAAAAAGCTGTTATAGCAATATCATGAATTCAAACGTCATTGGTTCTAACGTAGTCGTATGTCTGCAGGATGTTTACCCTGGTCTCATACGTCTACAATACAACGTGGTTCATATTTACATTATCTACAAAGACTGTTACGTTTTCTTGGCTTCTTTAAGGCCAACAGCATCACTCACATTGACTGTTAAGGTTGATCATGGTTGTGTTCTACTAATAATACTGCGTGCCTCACACTAAAGTTATAGCAGATGCTGAAATTGTACTGTGAGACTGAAAAACTGTCTGTTCTTTTGTACCAATTTGACCAATGGCTATTGCTGTTTATTTATTCATTCCTATAATTCCATCAATAAATAATATTTTTCAAATAATTCCATGGTGCTTCTTTACCCTATAGAGATTGACCTtaaatatacaggtaactgccaaaaaacacttgagtaaatgagggatacacaGCATATGGAAAGCAGGTGCTACCAAATGGGATtgcttatcgctgcagaatgctgtgatagccatgccggttaagtgtgccttgaattataaataaatcacagacagtgtcaccagcaaagcacccccacaccataacacatcctcttccatgctttaaggtgggaaatacacatgcggagatcatccgttcacccacaccacatCTCAAAGACACTgcggatggaaccaaaaatctcacatttggactacagacaaaaggacacatttccactggtctaatgtccattgctcgtgtttcttggcccaagcaagtctcttcttcttattggtgtccttcagtagtggtttctttgcagtaattcaaccatgaaggcctgattcatgcagtctcctctgaactgttgatgttgagatgtgtctgttacttgaactctgtgaagcatttatttgggctgcaatttctgaggctggtaactctaatgaacttatcctctgcagcagaggtaactctgggtcttccattcctgtggcggtcctcatgagagtcagtttcatcatagcccttgagggtttttgcgactgcacttgaagaaactttcaaagttcttgaaatgtttcatCTTGCctgaccttaatgtcttaaagtaatgatggactgtcatttctctttgtttatttgagctgttcttgccataatatggacttgttatTTTACACCTGTTGGTCTTTTGGTCTTTTAATTGGTCTTTTACACCTGTCTtttcacacctgttaattgaaatgcattccaggtgactatctcatgaagctggttgagagaatgccaagagagtgcaacgctgtcaaggcaaagggtgactatttgaagaatctcaaatataaaatatattttgatttctttaacacttttttggttagtacatgaatccatatgtgttatttcatagttttgatgtcttcactattattctacaatgtagaaaatagtaaaaataaagaaaaacccttgaatgagtaggtgttctaaaacgtttgaccggttGTGTATATTGAC encodes the following:
- the LOC106602260 gene encoding transcription factor Ken isoform X1, whose product is MSNSVVEFQGQIASIMEVLANAAVAEICKIVDDGYAVVHLKMSQSQKENDFLLRKMKLMELQIARFRAERTKFSEGSVHNRFHGIRLLNRHNNREKAMTGPTWQSRNRLSNRSFGNSSIPRDRQPIDVDQEDVSPSKHMDATSDEQSAETEEGEPDLLIIKDEGEADDQDSRISHPVRTVEGSRELTTQLAAATTDDCAFQPRGNNYNNNYINTAMEQSAETEEGEPDLLIIKVEGEADDQDSRSSHPARTVEGSRELTTQPAAATTEDPAIQSSAHRGNNNYINTAMEVSGSDVVFQSETGNVNQGSQQYTGFEPRAERQSLDTKCDMNGDLNLLRDSLNQVWREAVATNDGTSAAHTKLLDLGSGPETQTSSDIEMRSVGLENHRFSPKSFHSSSEHVIVIDSVSSGQQVGRDLEWGQVGTATTPQINGTGNWQGVGVFEGNAPTIRPVHPELMRDNTTQLVSPSFRHTEINTGTHFGTGNAGEANKFSWHSLASLHRHSEIPGRGTQEPAHSSLPVGHFRPSATTSSHLSILATDVTPGTVEQPYGCPSCHKTFLHESDLQQHVVVHTRKRGYACTLCEKSFVSPSKLQVHQNVHTGEKPFTCAQCGRRFSHSGNLKRHQKLHHC
- the LOC106602260 gene encoding zinc finger protein 202 isoform X2 produces the protein MSNSVVEFQGQIASIMEVLANAAVAEICKIVDDGYAVVHLKMSQSQKENDFLLRKMKLMELQIARFRAERTKFSEGSVHNRFHGIRLLNRHNNREKAMTGPTWQSRNRLSNRSFGNSSIPRDRQPIDVDQEDVSPSKHMDATSDEQSAETEEGEPDLLIIKVEGEADDQDSRSSHPARTVEGSRELTTQPAAATTEDPAIQSSAHRGNNNYINTAMEVSGSDVVFQSETGNVNQGSQQYTGFEPRAERQSLDTKCDMNGDLNLLRDSLNQVWREAVATNDGTSAAHTKLLDLGSGPETQTSSDIEMRSVGLENHRFSPKSFHSSSEHVIVIDSVSSGQQVGRDLEWGQVGTATTPQINGTGNWQGVGVFEGNAPTIRPVHPELMRDNTTQLVSPSFRHTEINTGTHFGTGNAGEANKFSWHSLASLHRHSEIPGRGTQEPAHSSLPVGHFRPSATTSSHLSILATDVTPGTVEQPYGCPSCHKTFLHESDLQQHVVVHTRKRGYACTLCEKSFVSPSKLQVHQNVHTGEKPFTCAQCGRRFSHSGNLKRHQKLHHC